In Paenibacillus algicola, a genomic segment contains:
- a CDS encoding cytochrome (ubi)quinol oxidase subunit III, protein MTSAHAEHVNGELPHEPEKATLEGRNKTLGFWLFLGGEAVLFGTLFATFLALRNSNNDGPTAAELFSLPITAIATAILLVSSLTSVFAIQAMHRHDLQKLKVWLIVTVALGLAFLGLEIYEFYEYVAHESFGLTTSAFSSAFYTLVGFHGAHVAFGVVWIGLLIAQLYRKGLTVVTAPKVYVSAMYWHFIDVVWVFIFSVVYLLGKVG, encoded by the coding sequence ATGACATCCGCACACGCAGAGCACGTAAACGGAGAGCTTCCTCACGAGCCCGAAAAAGCGACCCTCGAGGGCCGCAACAAGACGCTCGGCTTCTGGCTCTTCCTGGGCGGGGAAGCCGTACTCTTCGGTACGCTTTTCGCAACATTCCTTGCACTTCGCAATTCCAACAATGACGGCCCTACGGCTGCGGAATTGTTCTCTCTGCCGATCACAGCGATTGCTACTGCAATCCTGCTGGTCAGCAGCTTGACCAGTGTGTTCGCCATCCAGGCGATGCACCGCCACGATCTTCAGAAGCTGAAGGTATGGCTCATCGTTACGGTCGCTTTGGGTCTGGCGTTCCTGGGCCTGGAAATTTATGAGTTTTACGAGTACGTTGCACATGAATCATTCGGGTTGACGACGAGTGCATTCTCATCCGCATTTTATACCTTGGTCGGCTTTCACGGCGCTCACGTTGCGTTCGGGGTAGTCTGGATCGGCTTGCTGATTGCTCAGCTGTATAGAAAGGGCCTGACTGTCGTTACGGCACCTAAGGTTTATGTATCCGCCATGTACTGGCACTTTATCGACGTCGTGTGGGTGTTTATTTTCTCGGTCGTATACCTTCTTGGAAAGGTGGGCTAA